A DNA window from Helianthus annuus cultivar XRQ/B chromosome 15, HanXRQr2.0-SUNRISE, whole genome shotgun sequence contains the following coding sequences:
- the LOC110913758 gene encoding uncharacterized protein LOC110913758 has translation MVELNLCTLPNFTSIYPDNGNPCAIQSLLNKKVVIPKLEKLRIHDMPNLKQIWPCEISTDEKNNVSMLRMIIVERCSGLINLFPSNPLPTLHILEELEVSNCGSIEVIFNIDFENVSEMEGYISRLRSIDVRDSENLKELWRMRGVNNSNILINGFQAVQSIFVSGCKRFKNVFTPVTANFDLSSLTSYIAKKINVMSEVDDNIPDVTYPSYLMHTCHHLQWLDLSGDERVGEVVFEMDSPSSRQLATIQPPLLLLYLQSISLFELHKMSHVWMCNWNKFLIRHHPPLQFPFQNLTHISLDSCYNIKNLFSPLMAKYLSNLKSVHISRCNGLEEVISRRDDENTTSASSYQDTAYFPHLDTLELQYLPCLKSVDDGGRTCRSDKLSSNMFHDEFQSGQVIGACWSLCQYPKTISIWSCEALSSLIPWYAVGQMKRLQELEIHYSSRMREVFESESSSNNVDEGGARVFGGPPLKNVGLPQLSNLKKVSIAGCDLLSYIFTFSTLESLKQLKELIVSRCNAIQVIVKEEKETSSKGVVFPRLGILELEDLPKLKGFFLGMNHFRWPSLVIVKINECPELMMFTSGQSTTPKLKYIETSFGKYSPECGFNFHETISQTTFLASSEPTISKGVPCSFHNLIEINIEWSNVGKTIVPCNALLQLEKLQQITIYECAGLEEVFEVGALEGTNKSQTLVQIPNLRQVKLANVGDLKYLWKSNQWMVLEFPNLITLSIDKCNRLEHVFTCSMVNSLVQLQDLSIGRCKNMEVIVKVEEEKCDAKVNELPCLKSLKLGELPSFKGFCLGKEAFSLPKLKTLQIKECRAITAFTKGHVSTPELKVIDTSFGFCYVKTEINSLLKTKREEVLLFLSLMILEKAQ, from the exons ATGGTAGAGTTGAATCTTTGTACTCTCCCCAACTTCACGAGCATTTATCCTGACAACGGTAATCCATGTGCGATACAATCCTTATTGAACAAAAAG GTTGTGATACCTAAGTTGGAGAAACTACGTATTCATGATATGCCAAACTTGAAGCAAATATGGCCGTGTGAGATTTCAACTGACGAGAAAAACAATGTTTCCATGTTGAGAATGATCATTGTGGAAAGGTGTTCAGGCCTTATCAATCTTTTTCCAAGCAACCCACTGCCAACGCTGCACATTTTAGAAGAGCTTGAAGTTTCAAATTGTGGTTCCATTGAAGTAATATTCAACATCGACTTTGAAAATGTTAGTGAAATGGAGGGATACATTAGCAGATTAAGAAGCATTGACGTTCGTGATTCGGAAAATTTGAAAGAGTTGTGGAGGATGAGAGGTGTAAATAACTCTAATATCCTCATCAATGGCTTTCAAGCTGTACAAAGCATTTTTGTAAGTGGTTGCAAGAGGTTTAAAAATGTATTTACACCGGTCACAGCCAATTTTGATCTCAGTTCACTTACTTCCTACATTGCTAAAAAG ATTAATGTCATGTCAGAAGTGGATGATAACATTCCAGATGTCACATACCCATCTTATCTTATGCACACCTGTCATCACCTTCAATGGCTTGATTTATCGGGAGATGAAAGAGTGGGTGAGGTGGTGTTTGAGATGGATAGTCCAAGTAGTAGACAATTAGCAACAATTCAACCGCCACTACTGCTCCTCTACCTTCAAAGTATAAGCCTATTTGAGTTACATAAGATGAGTCATGTGTGGATGTGCAATTGGAATAAATTCTTAATTCGTCATCATCCACCTTTGCAATTTCCATTCCAAAACCTCACACACATTTCCTTGGATTCTTGTTACAATATAAAGAACTTGTTTTCTCCTCTTATGGCAAAATATTTATCCAACTTAAAGAGTGTCCATATCAGTCGGTGTAATGGTTTGGAAGAAGTTATTTCAAGaagagatgatgaaaacactACATCTGCATCTTCTTATCAAGACACCGCATACTTTCCTCATTTGGACACTCTGGAGCTTCAATATCTCCCATGTCTAAAGAGTGTTGATGATGGTGGTAGGACGTGTAGGAGTGACAAACTTTCCTCCAATATGTTTCATGATGAGTTCCAG AGTGGTCAAGTAATCGGTGCTTGTTGGTCACTATGCCAATACCCCAAAACAATATCCATATGGTCCTGTGAAGCATTGTCAAGTCTAATTCCATGGTATGCAGTCGGACAAATGAAAAGGCTTCAAGAGCTGGAAATTCATTATTCTAGTAGGATGAGAGAGGTATTTGAAAGTGAATCTAGTAGTAATAATGTTGATGAAGGAGGTGCACGTGTTTTTGGTGGTCCACCACTAAAAAACGTTGGTCTCCCTCAACTCTCCAACTTAAAAAAAGTGAGTATCGCAGGATGTGACCTTCTATCATATATATTCACATTCTCCACCCTTGAAAGCCTCAAGCAACTCAAAGAGTTGATAGTAAGTAGATGCAACGCAATACAAGTGATtgtgaaagaagaaaaagaaacatCATCCAAAGGTGTGGTGTTTCCTCGTCTGGGGATACTTGAACTTGAGGATCTACCAAAGCTCAAGGGTTTCTTCTTGGGGATGAATCACTTCCGATGGCCCTCATTGGTTATTGTGAAGATCAATGAATGCCCTGAACTGATGATGTTTACATCTGGTCAGTCAACAACTCCAAAGCTCAAGTACATAGAAACAAGTTTTGGCAAATATAGTCCTGAATGTGGCTTTAACTTTCATGAAACTATCAGTCAG ACCACATTCCTAGCTTCTTCAGAGCCTACTATTTCAAAAGGAGTCCCTTGCTCTTTTCATAATCTGATAGAAATTAATATAGAGTGGAGTAATGTTGGAAAGACTATTGTACCATGTAATGCTCTGCTACAATTGGAAAAGCTTCAACAGATTACTATATATGAATGTGCTGGGCTAGAAGAGGTATTTGAAGTAGGAGCATTGGAAGGAACAAATAAATCACAAACTCTTGTCCAAATTCCAAACCTAAGACAAGTCAAGTTAGCTAATGTAGGGGATCTCAAGTATCTATGGAAGAGCAATCAGTGGATGGTACTGGAATTTCCAAACCTAATAACTCTCTCTATTGACAAATGCAATCGTTTGGAACATGTTTTTACATGTTCCATGGTTAACAGCCTAGTGCAACTCCAAGACCTAAGTATAGGGCGGTGCAAGAATATGGAGGTAATTGTGAAGGTGGAAGAAGAAAAATGTGATGCCAAAGTGAATGAGTTACCTTGTCTAAAGTCCTTAAAACTAGGCGAACTTCCAAGTTTCAAGGGATTTTGCTTGGGGAAGGAGGCTTTCTCATTGCCAAAGTTGAAAACTTTACAAATAAAAGAATGCCGAGCAATTACAGCTTTCACCAAGGGACACGTGTCTACCCCTGAGCTCAAAGTAATAGATACAAGTTTTGGGTTTTGTTATGTAAAGACAGAAATCAACTCGCTTTTAAAGACCAAACGAGAGGAGGTACTGTTGTTCCTTTCTTTAATGATTCTTGAAAAGGCTCAATAA